A single genomic interval of Litoreibacter ponti harbors:
- the dctP gene encoding TRAP transporter substrate-binding protein DctP produces the protein MKTKFTATVAAAAMFAGTLAASATELRLSHQWSTSDVRHQVAQMVADDVAAAGVDLEIKIFPSRSLFKPREQYKPLSRGQLDMTVFPLSYAGGQQPAFNLTLMPGLVKNHDHAARLNESEFMGKIEELMAEDDVMVLVHGYLAGGFVGKDGCITAPEDVQGQQIRAAGKAFEQMLAGAGASIASMASSEIYNAMQTGVLTAANTSSSSFVSYRIYEQVACYTPASDFALWFMYQPMLMNKSTFDGLTPEQQTALMDAAAKAEAFYLEEAKKQDANSAKVFADNGVEIAQMTQEEFDAWRALAQETSYKAFIEETPNGQELLDAALAVE, from the coding sequence ATGAAAACCAAATTCACTGCCACTGTCGCGGCCGCCGCGATGTTTGCCGGAACTCTGGCCGCAAGCGCAACAGAGCTGCGGCTTTCACATCAATGGTCCACCTCCGATGTGCGCCACCAGGTGGCCCAGATGGTCGCCGATGACGTGGCCGCTGCTGGAGTGGATCTTGAGATCAAGATTTTTCCGTCCAGGTCCCTTTTCAAACCGCGCGAGCAGTACAAGCCGCTGAGCCGCGGCCAGCTTGACATGACGGTTTTCCCGCTGAGCTACGCGGGCGGACAGCAACCGGCCTTCAACCTGACGCTGATGCCCGGTCTGGTGAAAAACCACGATCACGCCGCGCGGCTCAACGAGAGCGAGTTCATGGGCAAGATCGAAGAGCTCATGGCCGAGGATGACGTGATGGTCCTTGTGCACGGCTATCTGGCTGGCGGCTTTGTCGGCAAGGACGGCTGCATCACCGCGCCCGAGGATGTGCAGGGTCAGCAGATCCGTGCCGCAGGCAAGGCGTTCGAGCAGATGCTGGCGGGCGCGGGCGCGTCCATCGCATCCATGGCCTCGTCGGAGATCTACAACGCCATGCAGACAGGGGTGCTGACAGCGGCCAACACTTCTTCGTCTTCCTTCGTGAGCTACCGCATCTACGAGCAGGTGGCCTGCTACACGCCTGCCAGCGACTTCGCACTGTGGTTCATGTATCAGCCGATGCTGATGAACAAATCGACCTTCGACGGGCTGACGCCGGAGCAGCAAACCGCGCTGATGGACGCGGCGGCGAAGGCGGAGGCGTTCTATCTCGAAGAGGCCAAGAAGCAGGATGCGAATTCTGCCAAGGTCTTCGCCGACAATGGCGTCGAGATCGCGCAAATGACCCAGGAAGAGTTCGACGCGTGGCGTGCACTTGCGCAGGAGACGTCCTACAAGGCGTTCATTGAAGAGACGCCCAACGGGCAAGAGCTTCTCGACGCGGCGCTCGCGGTCGAGTGA
- a CDS encoding TRAP transporter small permease gives MAGQSSATVARVGDNVFLRVVAAISTVAGWCSAAMIVIAVGITCQMIFIRFVLNGSTVWQTEMVIYLVVAATLIGLPYVQRLRGHVNVDLIPLALGRRARFGLACITLSLSILIVAVMVFYGYEYWHFAWQRGWRSDTVWGVRLWIPYLSIPVGFGLLLLQLVADFVAVLTGVDKPFGLEES, from the coding sequence ATGGCTGGCCAAAGCTCCGCCACCGTTGCGCGCGTGGGCGACAATGTTTTCCTGCGCGTGGTCGCAGCGATTTCGACCGTCGCGGGGTGGTGCTCTGCGGCGATGATCGTGATCGCCGTGGGTATCACGTGCCAGATGATCTTCATCCGCTTCGTGCTGAACGGCTCGACCGTGTGGCAGACGGAGATGGTCATTTACCTCGTCGTCGCGGCCACCTTGATCGGTCTGCCCTATGTCCAGCGGCTGCGCGGCCACGTCAATGTTGACCTGATCCCTCTTGCGCTTGGGCGGCGCGCGCGGTTCGGGCTGGCCTGCATCACGCTGTCGCTTTCGATCCTGATCGTCGCGGTGATGGTCTTCTACGGCTACGAATACTGGCATTTCGCGTGGCAGCGCGGCTGGCGCTCCGACACCGTCTGGGGTGTGCGTCTTTGGATTCCGTACCTCTCGATCCCCGTGGGCTTCGGACTTCTTCTTTTGCAGCTGGTTGCGGATTTCGTGGCCGTCCTGACGGGCGTCGATAAGCCCTTCGGTTTGGAGGAGAGCTGA
- a CDS encoding TRAP transporter large permease has protein sequence MDPLVLGAIVAFATIFVLFSGVSVALGLLIVSAGFLIIFDGMRSLELMPEILFGKLDNFALLSIPMFIIMGAAIASTRAGADLYEALERWLTRVPGGLVVSNLGACALFSAMSGSSPATCAAIGKMGIPEMRKRGYPDAVAAGSIAAGGTLGILIPPSVTMIVYGIATETSIGRLFLAGVFPGLLLVSLFMAWSLYSTWRSGDAAVLSSGSYTWREKFEILPRVLPFVAIILGVLYAMYGGIATPSETAAVGALLCLVIAMVIYKLWHPKDLWVVLRDSTKESVMILFIIAAAGVFSYMLSSLFITQAIAEWIGTLDVNRWVLMGAVNIFLLIAGFFLPPVAVILMAAPILLPIITTAGFDPIWFAVVLTINMEIGLISPPVGLNLYVINGIAPDISLKTILRGSLPFVACMVIAIILLCIFPGIATWLPDAVMGSTI, from the coding sequence ATGGACCCGCTTGTTCTTGGCGCGATTGTCGCCTTCGCGACGATCTTCGTTCTGTTCTCCGGGGTGTCGGTGGCGCTAGGACTGCTAATCGTCTCCGCGGGCTTCCTGATCATTTTCGACGGGATGCGCTCGCTAGAGCTGATGCCCGAGATCCTGTTCGGCAAGCTCGACAACTTCGCCCTTTTGTCGATCCCGATGTTCATCATCATGGGGGCCGCGATCGCGTCTACCCGAGCGGGCGCGGACTTGTATGAGGCGCTGGAGCGCTGGTTGACCCGGGTGCCGGGGGGCTTGGTGGTCTCGAACCTTGGGGCCTGTGCGCTGTTCTCGGCCATGTCCGGCTCGTCGCCCGCGACCTGCGCGGCCATCGGCAAGATGGGCATTCCGGAGATGCGCAAGCGCGGCTACCCGGATGCGGTCGCGGCGGGCTCGATCGCGGCGGGCGGCACGCTGGGCATTTTGATCCCTCCATCGGTGACGATGATCGTCTACGGCATCGCCACGGAAACCTCGATCGGGCGGCTTTTCCTTGCAGGCGTCTTCCCCGGGTTGCTGCTTGTCAGTTTGTTCATGGCGTGGTCGCTCTATTCCACGTGGCGGTCCGGCGATGCGGCTGTGCTCAGCTCTGGCAGCTACACATGGCGGGAGAAGTTCGAGATCCTGCCACGCGTGCTGCCCTTCGTGGCGATCATCCTCGGTGTGCTCTATGCCATGTATGGCGGCATCGCGACCCCGTCCGAGACCGCTGCCGTCGGCGCCTTGCTATGCCTCGTGATTGCGATGGTGATCTACAAGCTGTGGCACCCGAAAGACCTTTGGGTCGTCCTGCGCGACAGCACTAAAGAGAGCGTGATGATCCTGTTCATCATCGCCGCTGCGGGCGTGTTCAGCTACATGCTGTCGTCGCTGTTCATCACCCAGGCCATCGCCGAATGGATCGGCACATTGGATGTAAACCGCTGGGTTCTGATGGGGGCTGTGAACATCTTCCTGCTGATCGCGGGCTTCTTCCTGCCGCCCGTGGCTGTGATCCTGATGGCCGCACCCATCCTGTTGCCGATCATCACCACGGCGGGGTTTGACCCGATCTGGTTCGCGGTGGTTCTGACCATCAACATGGAGATCGGGCTGATCTCCCCCCCGGTTGGTCTGAACCTCTATGTGATCAACGGCATCGCGCCGGATATCTCGCTGAAGACGATCCTGCGCGGCTCGCTTCCATTCGTGGCCTGCATGGTGATTGCCATCATTTTGCTGTGCATTTTCCCGGGCATCGCCACGTGGCTGCCGGATGCGGTGATGGGATCAACGATTTGA
- a CDS encoding GntR family transcriptional regulator: MERKRSDIIADQLEGLIFDGTFGDGDRLDEVQLSERFGTSRTPVREALLRLAQSGLAEHLPRRGVFVRQPGPIELMEMFEVMAELEAVSARFAATRITEDALQRLKQTNARCQAAVKAQDADGYYRENESFHAILYQQSGNSFLEQECLRLQKRLQPFRRTQLRLRGRLAQSMAEHEDIVRALEAGDGTKAADTIRGHVAVQGEKFHHLMASLRPAAE, translated from the coding sequence ATGGAACGTAAACGGTCAGACATCATCGCCGATCAGCTTGAAGGTCTGATCTTCGACGGCACTTTCGGCGATGGCGACAGGCTGGACGAAGTGCAGCTGTCAGAGCGCTTTGGCACCTCCCGCACCCCCGTTCGCGAGGCCTTGCTCCGGCTCGCGCAGTCGGGGCTGGCCGAACATCTGCCACGCCGTGGGGTCTTCGTCCGGCAACCCGGCCCGATCGAGCTGATGGAAATGTTCGAAGTCATGGCAGAGCTCGAAGCGGTAAGCGCCCGCTTCGCGGCGACACGGATCACCGAGGATGCACTGCAAAGGTTGAAACAGACCAATGCCCGTTGTCAGGCCGCCGTGAAGGCCCAAGATGCCGACGGCTATTACCGCGAGAACGAAAGCTTCCACGCGATCCTTTATCAGCAGTCCGGCAACAGCTTTCTGGAGCAGGAATGCCTGCGCCTGCAAAAGCGCCTGCAGCCCTTTCGTCGCACCCAGCTGCGCCTGCGCGGGCGGCTCGCGCAATCCATGGCAGAGCATGAGGATATCGTACGCGCATTGGAAGCCGGGGACGGCACAAAGGCGGCCGACACGATCCGCGGCCATGTCGCCGTGCAGGGCGAGAAGTTCCACCACCTGATGGCCAGCCTGCGCCCCGCTGCGGAATAG